A single window of Syntrophus aciditrophicus SB DNA harbors:
- a CDS encoding sugar phosphate nucleotidyltransferase: protein MNIPIHKTNDYSLGVVILAAGKGTRMRSEKAKVLHHICGNPMLFYTIRLARKVLAEKIVVVVGHQADVVKKHFSNGDLIFAEQREQLGTGHAVMQTREEFKNFTGNILILCGDVPLLSIETVRRLISGHVRANAAVTVLTALMDNPAGYGRIVKTPAGEVVKIVEERDASVEEKKIKEINSGIYCVDSLFLFDAIAEIKNDNAQGEYYLTDIIEIACKRRRPVRAVLVDDAEEIIGINTPEHLQRAEMRMFEASRQGA from the coding sequence ATGAATATTCCGATTCATAAGACTAATGATTATTCCCTGGGTGTGGTTATTCTTGCAGCAGGCAAGGGAACAAGGATGAGATCCGAGAAGGCCAAAGTACTGCATCATATCTGTGGTAATCCAATGCTTTTCTATACGATCAGGTTAGCCAGGAAAGTCCTGGCGGAGAAAATTGTCGTTGTTGTCGGCCACCAGGCAGACGTAGTCAAGAAACATTTCAGTAATGGGGATTTGATCTTTGCGGAACAGCGTGAACAACTTGGTACAGGGCATGCCGTCATGCAAACCCGGGAAGAATTTAAGAATTTTACAGGAAACATTCTGATTCTGTGTGGAGACGTTCCCCTTCTTTCCATAGAAACGGTCCGTCGTCTTATAAGCGGTCATGTGAGGGCAAATGCCGCTGTTACAGTTCTTACCGCGCTGATGGATAATCCCGCCGGATATGGCCGTATTGTGAAAACGCCTGCGGGTGAAGTCGTCAAAATTGTTGAGGAGCGGGACGCATCCGTCGAGGAGAAGAAAATTAAGGAAATCAATTCAGGAATCTATTGTGTTGATAGTCTATTTCTCTTCGATGCAATTGCTGAAATAAAGAATGACAATGCGCAGGGAGAATACTATCTGACCGACATCATAGAAATCGCCTGTAAAAGAAGACGGCCCGTCAGGGCCGTTCTGGTGGATGATGCGGAAGAAATAATTGGCATTAATACTCCGGAGCATCTTCAGCGGGCAGAAATGCGGATGTTTGAAGCATCCCGGCAGGGAGCATAA
- the dusB gene encoding tRNA dihydrouridine synthase DusB, with protein sequence MIVIGSLIIKNNVILAPMAGISNLPFRMMAREAGCALAFTEMISANGLVRGIEKSQQYMKSCIDDKPLGVQIFGNDPTTMADAVRIVDDYGADLIDLNMGCPVKKVVKNGAGAALLKDPGLVSQILESVRKATRKPLTVKIRSGWNLQSINAVQIARIAEQQGIDAVFVHARTAVQGFAGSADWRIIEEIKNSVGIKVIGNGDVKSGADAWRMIKMTGCDGVMIGRGALGNPWIFNEALNYQSTVQTHSEPVLNERKEMILRHLERETIFLGQKEAVKRFRKHLLWYTKGIRGGASFRSRVTTISDQNLLLREIEAFFDQEEIPYQ encoded by the coding sequence ATGATTGTCATCGGCTCTTTAATAATAAAAAATAATGTGATTCTGGCGCCCATGGCCGGAATTTCCAATCTGCCTTTCAGGATGATGGCGAGGGAGGCTGGATGTGCTCTTGCCTTTACGGAAATGATCAGTGCCAATGGTCTCGTTCGTGGGATTGAAAAGAGTCAGCAGTATATGAAGTCCTGCATCGATGATAAGCCTTTGGGGGTGCAGATATTCGGAAACGATCCGACCACCATGGCTGACGCGGTGAGGATTGTCGATGATTACGGAGCCGACCTGATTGATTTGAATATGGGATGCCCGGTAAAAAAAGTTGTAAAAAATGGCGCCGGAGCCGCTCTGCTGAAGGATCCTGGATTGGTATCACAAATTCTCGAATCTGTCAGAAAGGCGACTCGAAAACCGTTGACCGTGAAAATCCGTTCCGGATGGAATCTCCAGAGCATCAATGCAGTCCAGATAGCGAGAATTGCGGAGCAGCAGGGGATTGATGCTGTTTTTGTTCATGCCCGAACTGCAGTTCAGGGGTTTGCCGGCTCAGCGGATTGGAGAATAATTGAAGAGATTAAGAATTCAGTAGGGATTAAAGTGATTGGAAATGGCGATGTCAAGTCAGGCGCTGACGCGTGGCGTATGATTAAAATGACGGGTTGCGATGGCGTCATGATTGGGAGGGGGGCATTGGGAAATCCTTGGATATTTAATGAAGCTCTTAATTATCAGTCCACTGTGCAAACACATTCTGAGCCGGTTTTAAATGAACGTAAAGAAATGATCTTACGTCATCTGGAAAGAGAGACAATTTTTCTGGGTCAAAAAGAGGCTGTCAAACGCTTCCGGAAACATCTTCTCTGGTATACAAAGGGGATAAGGGGGGGGGCCTCTTTCCGATCAAGAGTAACAACAATCAGTGATCAGAATTTATTGCTTCGTGAGATCGAAGCGTTTTTTGATCAGGAAGAAATACCTTACCAATAA
- the zapB gene encoding cell division protein ZapB — translation MELVIFKELEEKIRSMAQEHALLKKRNFELEELLKKKTSELEELSIAIKEFDEERIAIRTKVDSLLELLQDVKVQG, via the coding sequence GTGGAGCTGGTAATTTTTAAAGAGTTGGAAGAGAAAATTAGAAGTATGGCCCAAGAACATGCGTTGCTGAAAAAGAGGAATTTTGAGTTAGAGGAGCTGTTAAAAAAAAAGACGTCTGAGTTGGAAGAGCTAAGTATTGCGATAAAGGAATTTGATGAGGAAAGAATAGCGATCCGCACAAAGGTAGATTCACTCTTGGAGCTGCTTCAGGATGTTAAAGTGCAAGGGTAG
- a CDS encoding cell division protein ZapA has product MKKNYHIKILGQEFTVLSDSGDEHVESVMEYINKKVMELENKFSNASTLNIAILVALNIADEYMKLLEGNKEEIYKQVDRQAQNLINLIDEMS; this is encoded by the coding sequence ATGAAAAAGAATTATCACATCAAAATACTGGGGCAGGAATTTACCGTTTTAAGTGATTCAGGGGATGAGCATGTGGAAAGCGTTATGGAATATATCAATAAGAAAGTTATGGAATTGGAAAATAAGTTTTCTAATGCCAGCACTTTAAATATTGCCATACTGGTCGCTTTAAACATTGCAGATGAATATATGAAGCTTCTTGAAGGTAATAAAGAAGAAATTTATAAGCAAGTAGATAGACAAGCGCAAAATTTGATCAATCTGATTGATGAAATGAGTTAA
- the rny gene encoding ribonuclease Y, whose product MLGLIAIGLAIGYFLKFRLSQKRLESSENLALRIIDEAKKEAETIKKEAVLQTKENLLKLKAEFEKETRERKLDLDNLERRIRSKEENLDKRIDSMSQKENAIEVREKNLLSKEMQLNEKHDKLSRMIGEQKEKLEQIADITSEEAKDFLIRSMEAAAKRDAAMLIRKIEEDAKREADKKSREIIAYAVQRYAGDYVAENTVSVVNLPNDEMKGRIIGREGRNIRAIEAATGIDLIVDDTPEAVVLSSFDPIRREVAKISLERLITDGRIHPGRIEDIVKKVRLEVDSIIKETGERVSFDVGVHDIHPELINLLGSLKYRTSYSQNVLQHSIDVAHLTGMMAAELKMNIKEAKRAGLLHDIGKAVDHKIEGTHAAIGADYAKRFGESQRIVQAIAAHHDDGRTNTLLGVLVQAADTLSAARPGARREMLETYVKRLEELENIANSFNGVDKCFAIQAGREIRILVGSEKLSDNDAMMLCKDIVKKIESELTYPGQIKVTVIRETRVSDFAK is encoded by the coding sequence ATGTTAGGATTAATTGCCATTGGGTTGGCAATCGGTTATTTTTTGAAATTCAGACTTTCTCAGAAACGATTGGAATCTTCTGAGAACCTTGCGTTGAGGATTATTGATGAAGCCAAAAAAGAGGCTGAAACCATAAAAAAAGAGGCTGTGCTTCAGACAAAAGAGAATCTGCTGAAACTGAAGGCGGAATTCGAGAAGGAAACGAGAGAAAGAAAGCTGGATCTGGATAATTTAGAGCGGAGAATTCGCTCAAAGGAAGAAAATCTCGATAAACGAATTGATTCAATGTCTCAGAAAGAGAATGCAATCGAAGTTCGAGAAAAGAATTTGCTGTCCAAAGAAATGCAGCTCAATGAGAAGCACGATAAGTTAAGCAGAATGATTGGGGAACAGAAAGAAAAACTGGAGCAGATTGCCGACATAACTTCGGAAGAGGCAAAAGATTTTTTAATCCGGTCTATGGAAGCTGCTGCGAAGCGTGATGCTGCCATGCTGATTAGAAAAATCGAAGAAGATGCAAAGAGGGAGGCAGACAAGAAGTCGAGAGAAATTATTGCTTATGCTGTGCAACGTTATGCCGGTGACTATGTTGCGGAAAACACTGTTTCTGTAGTCAATCTTCCAAACGATGAAATGAAGGGGCGTATCATTGGGCGGGAAGGTCGCAATATCAGAGCGATAGAGGCAGCCACTGGAATTGATCTTATTGTTGACGATACCCCGGAAGCCGTAGTTTTGTCCAGTTTTGATCCTATACGGCGAGAGGTGGCAAAAATTTCACTGGAAAGATTGATTACGGATGGAAGGATTCATCCTGGCAGAATTGAAGATATTGTAAAGAAGGTGCGGTTGGAAGTTGATAGTATTATAAAGGAAACAGGGGAAAGGGTTTCCTTTGACGTAGGAGTGCATGATATTCATCCAGAACTCATTAACCTCCTGGGCAGTTTGAAATATCGGACAAGCTATTCTCAGAATGTTCTCCAGCATTCCATTGATGTCGCTCATCTGACGGGTATGATGGCGGCGGAATTGAAGATGAATATAAAGGAGGCAAAACGTGCGGGGCTGCTTCACGATATCGGTAAAGCGGTTGATCATAAAATAGAGGGGACTCATGCGGCAATCGGGGCTGATTACGCGAAACGTTTTGGAGAATCGCAAAGGATTGTTCAGGCCATCGCCGCCCACCATGACGATGGCAGAACGAACACGCTTCTTGGTGTCTTGGTTCAGGCAGCAGACACCTTGTCTGCTGCAAGACCAGGAGCCCGAAGGGAAATGCTGGAAACCTATGTAAAACGATTAGAGGAATTGGAAAATATAGCTAATTCATTCAACGGCGTCGATAAGTGTTTTGCCATCCAGGCCGGCAGAGAAATCCGGATCCTTGTCGGAAGTGAAAAACTTTCGGACAACGATGCGATGATGCTTTGCAAGGATATCGTCAAAAAGATCGAGTCGGAATTGACATATCCGGGCCAGATTAAGGTAACAGTGATTAGAGAAACGCGAGTATCGGATTTCGCAAAATAG
- a CDS encoding TIGR00282 family metallophosphoesterase, producing MRFLFVGDIVGKPGRRAVRELLPRVLSLHEIDFVIANCENAASGFGITKDIVDELYQNHVDVLTSGNHIWDKKEIFEFLEDYETLLRPANYPEGTPGWGSVTVRTPAGINVGILNLAGRVFMQPIDCPFRTAEKELAGFTGKTNIIIVDIHAEATSEKKALGWFLDGRVSAVLGTHTHVQTADQEVLPGGTAYISDAGMTGPFDSVIGVKKDVVIEKFLLQIPKKFDIAKSDVRLQGVIFEVNEQDGKCSSIQRLSICLDN from the coding sequence ATGAGATTCTTGTTTGTAGGAGATATTGTAGGTAAACCTGGAAGGAGGGCCGTTCGAGAACTGCTCCCAAGAGTGCTATCGCTGCATGAGATTGATTTCGTTATTGCCAATTGTGAAAATGCGGCGTCAGGCTTCGGTATTACAAAGGATATTGTCGATGAGCTGTATCAGAATCACGTTGATGTTCTGACTTCCGGCAATCATATCTGGGATAAAAAGGAAATCTTTGAATTTTTAGAAGATTATGAAACATTGCTTCGACCGGCAAATTACCCTGAAGGAACTCCCGGATGGGGAAGTGTCACAGTTAGAACGCCAGCTGGCATTAATGTGGGGATTTTGAATTTGGCGGGAAGGGTTTTTATGCAGCCGATTGATTGTCCATTCCGAACTGCTGAAAAAGAATTGGCTGGTTTTACCGGGAAAACGAATATCATTATTGTCGATATACATGCAGAGGCAACATCGGAAAAAAAAGCATTGGGGTGGTTTTTAGATGGACGCGTGAGCGCTGTGCTAGGGACCCATACCCATGTACAAACTGCGGATCAGGAGGTCTTGCCGGGGGGAACAGCTTATATCAGCGATGCAGGGATGACAGGGCCTTTTGACTCAGTGATCGGCGTTAAAAAGGATGTCGTTATAGAAAAGTTTCTACTCCAAATCCCCAAGAAATTTGACATTGCAAAATCTGACGTTAGATTACAGGGTGTTATTTTTGAAGTAAATGAGCAAGATGGCAAATGTTCAAGTATCCAACGCCTTAGTATCTGTCTTGATAATTGA
- the tyrS gene encoding tyrosine--tRNA ligase: protein MILKNVYDVFMERGFIEQVTDENAVRKALEAPLACYIGFDPTARSLHIGSLVPIMALIHLQRHGHTSIALVGGGTALIGDPSGKTEMRQILTREKIELNATCMRRQFARYLSFEDKKAMMINNADWLTKLNYISFLRDIGRHFSVNKMLAAESYKMRLEKGLNFIEFNYMLLQAYDFLYLFQNHNCVMQMGGNDQWGNMLAGVDLIRRVEGKVAHSMTFPLLTTATGQKMGKTEKGAVWLDRELTSPYEYYQYWINTGDIDVGKFLALFTFLPMEEIHQVKSLSDKELNMAKAILAFEATKITHGEDAALAAWNASAVAFGVKLIDTSLMPSSTIPRGQLSQDASAIPFIKKSWNELAKGIPAYEIMHECGLCSSKSEARRLIAQGGGYVNENPIFAFDELITTEHLDRSGQIKLRKGKKKYMIIKVE from the coding sequence TTGATTTTGAAAAACGTATACGATGTTTTCATGGAAAGAGGATTTATAGAACAGGTCACTGACGAAAATGCAGTAAGAAAAGCTCTTGAAGCACCGCTTGCCTGTTACATTGGTTTTGATCCCACAGCGAGAAGCCTGCATATTGGAAGTCTGGTTCCCATTATGGCTCTTATTCATTTACAGCGACATGGTCATACGTCCATTGCCCTGGTTGGGGGAGGGACGGCTCTGATCGGAGATCCAAGTGGGAAAACGGAAATGCGTCAGATTCTGACAAGGGAAAAGATAGAACTCAACGCAACATGCATGCGAAGGCAATTTGCCAGATATTTGAGCTTTGAAGATAAAAAAGCGATGATGATCAATAATGCGGATTGGTTGACGAAACTGAATTATATTTCGTTTTTGCGCGATATCGGGCGTCATTTCAGTGTAAACAAGATGCTTGCCGCCGAAAGTTATAAGATGCGCTTAGAGAAGGGATTAAATTTTATAGAATTTAATTATATGCTACTGCAAGCATATGATTTTTTATATCTTTTCCAAAATCATAATTGTGTGATGCAAATGGGAGGCAATGATCAGTGGGGCAATATGTTGGCCGGTGTCGATCTCATCCGGAGGGTTGAAGGAAAGGTTGCACACAGCATGACATTTCCACTTCTAACGACGGCGACAGGGCAAAAAATGGGAAAAACTGAAAAGGGAGCTGTCTGGCTTGATCGGGAATTAACCTCACCATATGAATACTATCAATATTGGATTAATACCGGCGATATTGATGTTGGGAAATTTCTTGCTTTGTTTACCTTCCTGCCTATGGAAGAAATACATCAGGTAAAATCTTTGAGTGATAAAGAGTTGAACATGGCAAAGGCAATACTGGCTTTTGAGGCCACCAAGATTACGCATGGCGAGGATGCCGCACTTGCGGCCTGGAATGCATCTGCGGTGGCATTTGGAGTAAAATTAATCGACACATCACTCATGCCTTCAAGTACGATTCCGCGCGGTCAGCTTTCGCAGGACGCCTCTGCCATTCCATTCATTAAAAAATCGTGGAATGAGCTCGCTAAAGGCATCCCGGCATATGAAATTATGCATGAATGTGGTTTGTGCAGTTCGAAAAGTGAGGCCAGAAGATTGATTGCTCAGGGAGGCGGTTATGTGAATGAAAATCCGATTTTCGCATTCGACGAATTAATAACCACTGAGCATTTGGACCGTAGTGGGCAAATAAAGTTAAGAAAAGGCAAGAAAAAATATATGATTATCAAAGTTGAATAA
- a CDS encoding group II intron maturase-specific domain-containing protein, giving the protein MATRQDFGPTENQEEPVKSAKSSDISKHLVWEANRDLKTRGDAAGIDKESIDVFVVNLKDNLYRLWNRRSSGSYFPPSVRAVPIPKKTGGTWILGVPTVSDRIAQSVVKRVLEAILDQIFDQDQFGYRAGKSAHDAIAKTRQRCWFYDWVVEFDINPEKSRMVYCKDRNSSEEHDVINFDFLGFMLRPQRCLSESHCIHANFLPAISRSSRKEINREICRRHIQLKNDKTLDDLSNMFKAKIRGWIAYYGRFYPSEIGWIWKNINGYLIRCVRRKYKRFASHKKQARCYLRQLAQGNQRLFIHWELGCCHMA; this is encoded by the coding sequence TTGGCCACTCGGCAAGATTTTGGGCCAACTGAAAATCAGGAAGAGCCGGTGAAATCAGCAAAGTCATCTGACATATCCAAACACTTGGTATGGGAAGCCAACCGGGACTTGAAAACTAGAGGAGATGCAGCAGGCATAGATAAAGAATCGATTGATGTGTTCGTGGTTAATCTGAAGGATAATCTGTATCGGTTATGGAATCGAAGGTCATCGGGAAGTTACTTCCCGCCATCGGTCAGGGCGGTACCGATACCTAAGAAAACAGGAGGAACGTGGATACTGGGTGTACCGACTGTTTCGGATCGGATTGCTCAGTCCGTGGTGAAGAGGGTGCTGGAAGCGATACTTGATCAAATATTTGATCAAGATCAATTTGGCTACCGGGCTGGCAAGTCTGCTCATGATGCTATTGCCAAAACGCGTCAACGCTGCTGGTTTTATGACTGGGTTGTAGAGTTCGACATTAACCCGGAAAAATCCCGGATGGTGTACTGTAAGGATAGGAATAGCTCCGAGGAGCATGACGTGATCAACTTCGACTTTTTGGGCTTCATGTTACGCCCGCAACGGTGCTTATCCGAAAGTCATTGTATCCATGCGAATTTTCTTCCGGCAATCAGCCGATCATCCAGGAAAGAAATCAATCGGGAAATTTGCAGGCGGCATATCCAGTTAAAGAACGACAAAACACTCGATGATTTGTCGAACATGTTCAAGGCGAAGATCCGCGGTTGGATCGCTTATTACGGTCGATTCTATCCAAGCGAAATCGGCTGGATTTGGAAGAACATCAACGGCTATCTGATTCGTTGTGTACGTCGTAAATATAAACGTTTTGCCTCCCACAAAAAGCAGGCGCGTTGTTATTTGCGACAACTTGCCCAGGGAAATCAAAGGCTTTTCATTCACTGGGAGCTTGGATGCTGCCATATGGCTTGA
- a CDS encoding YebC/PmpR family DNA-binding transcriptional regulator: MSGHSKWSTIKRKKGAIDSKRGKIFTKIIKEITLAARLGGGDTEGNSRLRQAILAAKNENMPRDNIDRAIKKGTGEIGGGESYEEVTYEGYGPGGVAVLVEVMTDNKNRTVAEIRHIFSKHGGNLGGNGCVSWLFEKKGSIVFDRDLIDEDALMELALEAGAEDIREEESQMDVITDPSMFDKVRDVLEGKGMKYVQASIEMVPQNTIRLDEGKAEQMLKMIEKLEDNDDVQNVYANFDIPDEIMEKLSA; this comes from the coding sequence ATGTCAGGTCATTCAAAATGGAGTACAATCAAAAGAAAAAAAGGTGCTATTGATTCAAAGAGAGGAAAGATATTTACTAAAATCATTAAAGAAATTACTTTGGCTGCAAGATTGGGAGGGGGAGACACTGAAGGAAACTCCAGACTGAGGCAGGCCATTCTGGCAGCCAAGAATGAAAATATGCCGAGGGATAATATAGACAGAGCGATAAAAAAAGGGACCGGAGAGATAGGGGGAGGCGAAAGTTACGAAGAAGTTACATATGAAGGATATGGACCCGGCGGAGTTGCCGTTCTCGTTGAGGTCATGACAGATAATAAAAATAGGACCGTTGCTGAAATCAGGCATATATTTTCAAAGCACGGTGGCAATCTTGGGGGGAATGGATGTGTGTCATGGTTGTTTGAAAAAAAAGGAAGCATCGTGTTTGATAGGGATTTAATCGATGAAGATGCATTGATGGAATTAGCCCTGGAAGCGGGAGCTGAAGATATTCGTGAAGAAGAAAGCCAAATGGATGTGATAACAGACCCATCAATGTTTGATAAAGTAAGAGATGTATTGGAAGGAAAGGGCATGAAATATGTTCAGGCTTCCATCGAAATGGTACCTCAAAATACAATAAGATTGGATGAGGGGAAAGCCGAACAGATGCTGAAAATGATCGAAAAATTAGAAGACAATGACGATGTTCAGAATGTCTATGCAAATTTCGATATACCAGATGAGATTATGGAAAAATTAAGTGCATAG
- the ruvC gene encoding crossover junction endodeoxyribonuclease RuvC, whose protein sequence is MKVLGIDPGSVVTGFGIVEQIQERYIDIVHGEIRLKRGTSFTSSLEKIYDELFSLVEREQPDAVAIEDIFYGKNIKSLIKQGHVRGVAILAGSKHHLPVFEYTPLEIKKAVVGYGHAEKIQVQNMIKVIMKLSELPPADASDAIAVAICHLNHQKKNHI, encoded by the coding sequence TTGAAAGTGTTGGGAATTGATCCGGGAAGTGTTGTTACGGGTTTTGGAATCGTGGAGCAAATTCAGGAGCGGTATATTGATATTGTCCATGGAGAAATCAGGTTAAAAAGAGGAACATCATTCACTTCATCATTGGAGAAAATCTATGATGAATTGTTTTCTCTTGTAGAACGTGAACAACCTGATGCGGTCGCGATTGAGGATATATTTTACGGTAAAAATATCAAGAGTTTAATCAAGCAGGGGCACGTAAGGGGGGTGGCTATTTTGGCAGGTTCAAAACATCATTTGCCTGTGTTTGAATACACGCCGCTTGAAATAAAAAAAGCAGTGGTCGGCTATGGTCATGCTGAGAAAATTCAAGTACAGAACATGATAAAAGTCATTATGAAATTGTCAGAGCTTCCTCCCGCAGATGCTTCAGACGCAATCGCAGTAGCCATATGTCATCTCAACCATCAGAAGAAAAATCACATATAA
- the ruvA gene encoding Holliday junction branch migration protein RuvA, which produces MIAQIRGKLILKTVSMVIIDNHGIGYEVMIPLSTYYELPDVGSEVSLFVYTFFKQDSILLVGFCTENEKQLFKLMISVSGIGPRLAVNVLSGINSSELIHAIANNDLNRLLKVPGLGRKMAQRVILELRDKVSGWTSKEQITFINNKKDAIDQSVMEEDAISALINLGYKSQAAKDAIDRVISEGGENKSLDVILKKALKVLAM; this is translated from the coding sequence ATGATTGCGCAGATTCGAGGAAAACTGATACTTAAAACCGTATCGATGGTTATCATTGATAATCACGGGATCGGCTATGAGGTAATGATTCCGCTATCCACGTATTATGAACTACCCGACGTGGGAAGCGAAGTCAGTTTGTTCGTTTATACCTTTTTTAAACAGGATTCAATACTTCTCGTAGGTTTTTGCACAGAAAACGAAAAACAGCTTTTCAAGTTGATGATTTCGGTTTCCGGTATCGGTCCGCGCCTTGCGGTAAATGTGTTGTCCGGGATCAACTCGAGTGAACTTATTCATGCCATAGCAAATAATGATTTGAATCGTCTTCTGAAAGTTCCGGGTCTTGGAAGAAAAATGGCACAAAGAGTCATTTTGGAACTTCGGGACAAGGTATCTGGATGGACATCCAAAGAGCAGATAACCTTCATAAATAATAAAAAGGATGCAATCGATCAGAGCGTTATGGAAGAGGATGCCATCTCCGCGTTGATAAATCTGGGGTATAAGAGCCAGGCAGCAAAGGATGCAATTGATCGAGTCATTTCAGAGGGTGGTGAAAATAAATCATTGGATGTGATCCTGAAGAAAGCGCTGAAAGTACTGGCCATGTAG
- the ruvB gene encoding Holliday junction branch migration DNA helicase RuvB, which produces MKRDDLVSPECMDGDNVYETTLRPHSIKEYVGQKKIKKTLPIFVEAAQKRKEALDHVLLYGPPGLGKTTLALIIAREMGFNIKVTSGPVIERPGDLAAILTNLKDYDILFIDEIHRLPHSVEEILYPAMEDFYIDIVIGQGPSARSMKLDIPKFTLVGATTRAGLLTSPLRDRFGISFRLDYYAVEELTKIINRSASIMSIEIEHSGALEIAKRSRGTPRIANRLLKRVRDYAQVKGEGIIKRAVAVHALEMLEIDDRGFDQMDRSILLSIIENYGGGPVGIDTLCATVGEEKTTIEDVYEPYLIKEGYLQKTARGRIATKKAYEHFGKRKFEVGQKELF; this is translated from the coding sequence ATGAAGAGAGATGATCTGGTGAGTCCTGAATGCATGGATGGAGATAATGTTTATGAAACGACATTACGTCCCCATAGCATCAAGGAATATGTTGGTCAGAAAAAAATAAAGAAAACTCTGCCCATTTTTGTTGAGGCGGCCCAAAAAAGGAAAGAGGCCCTCGATCATGTCCTGCTTTATGGACCTCCCGGTTTGGGTAAAACAACGCTGGCGCTTATTATTGCCAGAGAAATGGGATTCAATATCAAGGTAACTTCGGGACCTGTTATTGAACGTCCGGGAGATCTGGCGGCAATTCTGACAAATCTGAAAGATTATGACATCCTCTTCATTGATGAAATTCATCGACTTCCTCATTCCGTCGAAGAAATCCTGTACCCGGCGATGGAAGACTTTTATATCGACATTGTGATTGGGCAAGGGCCTTCCGCACGAAGTATGAAATTGGACATCCCGAAGTTTACATTGGTGGGTGCGACAACAAGAGCCGGGTTACTTACTTCGCCACTGAGAGACCGGTTTGGGATAAGTTTCAGACTTGATTATTATGCTGTTGAAGAATTGACGAAGATCATAAACCGTTCTGCAAGCATTATGTCCATTGAAATCGAGCATTCAGGCGCTCTCGAAATAGCAAAACGTTCAAGAGGTACGCCGAGAATTGCCAATCGTCTCCTTAAAAGGGTCAGAGACTATGCCCAGGTAAAGGGGGAGGGGATAATAAAAAGGGCTGTCGCTGTTCACGCGCTGGAAATGCTGGAAATTGATGACAGAGGATTTGATCAAATGGATCGGAGTATTCTTTTGTCCATAATCGAGAATTACGGTGGCGGACCAGTAGGCATTGACACATTATGTGCTACAGTCGGGGAAGAAAAAACGACGATTGAAGACGTTTATGAGCCTTATCTGATAAAGGAAGGCTATCTACAAAAGACGGCACGCGGCAGGATAGCCACAAAAAAAGCGTACGAACATTTCGGGAAAAGAAAATTCGAAGTTGGACAAAAGGAATTATTTTAA
- a CDS encoding epoxyqueuosine reductase QueH, with protein MHVCCAPCTIYPLKFLRDCNHDVHGFFFNPNIHPYLEYCRRRDALRAYAEEENLPIIWKDNYDLEQFLRTVVFRESDRCRFCYYSRMSYAVHIAKKGKYDGFTSTLLYSKYQNHELIRSIGENLAKENGVSFIYHDFREGWESGIRISKSRGIYRQQYCGCIYSEKDRYYKQAPRQVVRESKTESGGFKQGVADESNG; from the coding sequence ATGCATGTCTGCTGTGCGCCCTGCACGATTTATCCTTTAAAGTTTCTGAGGGACTGCAACCATGATGTTCATGGGTTTTTCTTCAATCCAAACATCCATCCTTATCTTGAGTATTGTCGACGCCGAGACGCCTTGCGGGCATATGCGGAGGAGGAAAATCTACCGATCATATGGAAGGATAATTACGACTTGGAGCAATTTTTGAGGACTGTCGTATTTCGTGAAAGTGATCGTTGCCGTTTCTGTTATTACAGTAGAATGAGTTATGCGGTGCATATCGCAAAAAAAGGCAAATACGATGGATTTACTTCTACGCTTTTGTACAGCAAATATCAGAATCATGAATTGATTCGTAGTATTGGTGAAAACCTGGCAAAGGAAAACGGGGTAAGCTTTATCTATCACGACTTTCGAGAAGGATGGGAAAGTGGAATTCGTATCTCAAAATCCCGTGGTATATATCGACAGCAATATTGCGGGTGTATCTATAGTGAGAAAGATCGATATTATAAACAAGCACCCCGTCAAGTAGTCCGGGAATCCAAAACGGAATCCGGAGGGTTCAAACAGGGCGTAGCTGACGAGTCAAATGGATGA